In Burkholderia lata, the DNA window CTCAGGCGGGCAGCCAGTGGGGCAGCACGACCCCTTGCCAGAAAAAGAACACCGCGAGCCCCGCCGCGATCGTCACGAGCGGGCGGCGGGTGGCGGCCGACACGAGCACGGCAGCGAGCGCGCCGACGAGCTGCGGATTGCGCCAGGTCAGCTCGGCCGTGCCGCCGTGCGGCGAGACGGCCATCGGCACGATGATCGCGGTCAGCACGGTGACGGGCACGAAGCCGAGCGCGGTCCGCACGAGGGGCGGGAAGGTCAGCCGTTCGCCGAACAGGAACAGCGTCGAGCGGATCGCGTAGGTGATGACGGCCATCCCGAGAATCAGCAGCGCGTAGCTCACGATGCAGCCTCCG includes these proteins:
- a CDS encoding AzlD domain-containing protein, whose translation is MSYALLILGMAVITYAIRSTLFLFGERLTFPPLVRTALGFVPVTVLTAIIVPMAVSPHGGTAELTWRNPQLVGALAAVLVSAATRRPLVTIAAGLAVFFFWQGVVLPHWLPA